One Azospirillum sp. TSA2s genomic region harbors:
- a CDS encoding amidoligase family protein, whose amino-acid sequence MTTPFLLPPLRTTPQGTPRRVGVELEFADLDAPSAAACVHRLFGGTVAVENPHRCLVTGTRLGDFTVELDMRSAHSGKGGAAVLDPLRPLWGNIGSLVMPFEIAAPPVTVEQMPELEEMVACLRALGAAGTEASPLFAFGLHFNPEVARTDADYLLDTLKAFLLLAPWLRREIRVDVTRRLSGFIAAFPTPYAAKVVDPAYRPDLGGLIDDYLADNPTRNRELDLFPLFAHLDRDRLAAAMQDPHIRPRPTFHYRLPNARLSDPGWSLAADWNRWVTVERLAAERALLDGLGTDYRRATEAQQLDGWAERIDALLAANPALRNSTLGGGAHQNGALDDSARQAG is encoded by the coding sequence ATGACCACACCCTTCCTCCTCCCCCCGCTCCGCACCACTCCCCAGGGCACGCCGCGCCGTGTGGGGGTGGAACTTGAATTCGCCGACCTGGACGCGCCGTCGGCCGCAGCCTGCGTGCACCGGCTGTTCGGCGGGACGGTCGCCGTCGAGAACCCGCACCGATGTCTGGTGACGGGCACCCGGCTCGGCGACTTCACGGTGGAGCTGGACATGCGCTCCGCCCACAGCGGCAAGGGGGGAGCGGCGGTGCTCGACCCGTTGCGTCCGCTGTGGGGCAACATCGGCAGCCTGGTGATGCCCTTCGAGATCGCCGCGCCGCCGGTGACGGTGGAGCAGATGCCGGAGCTGGAGGAGATGGTCGCCTGCCTGCGCGCGCTGGGCGCCGCCGGGACGGAGGCCAGCCCGCTCTTCGCCTTTGGCCTGCATTTCAATCCGGAGGTGGCGCGGACCGACGCCGATTACCTGCTGGACACCTTGAAGGCCTTCCTCCTGCTGGCCCCCTGGCTGCGGCGGGAGATCCGGGTCGACGTCACCCGGCGGCTGTCGGGCTTCATCGCCGCCTTCCCGACGCCCTATGCCGCCAAGGTGGTGGATCCGGCATACCGTCCCGATCTCGGCGGGCTGATCGACGATTATCTGGCCGACAACCCCACCCGCAACCGCGAGCTGGACCTGTTCCCGCTGTTCGCCCATCTTGACCGCGACCGGCTGGCCGCGGCGATGCAGGATCCGCATATCCGCCCGCGCCCGACCTTCCATTACCGGCTGCCCAACGCGCGGCTCAGCGACCCCGGCTGGTCGCTCGCCGCCGACTGGAACCGCTGGGTGACAGTGGAGCGGCTGGCCGCTGAGCGCGCCCTGCTGGACGGTCTCGGCACCGACTACCGCCGGGCGACCGAGGCGCAGCAGTTGGACGGCTGGGCCGAGCGCATCGACGCCCTGCTCGCCGCCAATCCGGCCCTGCGCAATTCGACTCTGGGCGGCGGCGCCCACCAGAACGGCGCCCTGGACGACTCCGCCCGTCAGGCGGGCTGA
- a CDS encoding gamma-glutamyl-gamma-aminobutyrate hydrolase family protein, translating into MASIVGRSRPLVGITASIHGSRIAAMANRLALWRAGASSVRITADSPFPIDRLDALVVGGGDDIDASLYGESARPHIRIDPERDRLEMRALDCAAKIALPVLGICRGSQMINVHRGGSLHVDIHEVYEEAPHMRTVLPRKRIWIEPDSRLYRILGIAECRVNALHHQSVDRVGDGMRVVARERAGVVQGIEAPDEPFLIGVQWHPEYLVADNRQQALFRRLVATAAGTAPLDEFVEVPPRRSVRASG; encoded by the coding sequence ATGGCATCCATCGTCGGCAGATCCCGGCCGCTGGTCGGCATCACCGCCTCGATCCATGGCAGCCGCATCGCCGCCATGGCCAACCGGCTGGCCCTGTGGCGGGCCGGTGCCTCGTCGGTCCGCATCACGGCCGACTCACCCTTTCCCATCGACCGGCTGGATGCGCTGGTGGTCGGCGGCGGCGACGACATCGACGCCTCGCTCTACGGCGAATCCGCCCGCCCGCATATCCGCATCGATCCTGAACGCGACCGGCTGGAGATGCGAGCGCTGGACTGCGCGGCGAAGATCGCGCTGCCGGTACTGGGCATCTGCCGCGGTTCGCAGATGATCAACGTCCACCGCGGCGGCTCGCTCCACGTCGACATCCACGAGGTGTACGAGGAGGCGCCGCACATGCGCACCGTGCTGCCGCGCAAGCGCATCTGGATCGAGCCGGACAGCCGGCTCTACCGCATCCTCGGCATCGCCGAATGCCGGGTGAACGCCCTGCACCACCAGTCGGTGGACCGTGTCGGCGACGGGATGCGCGTCGTCGCCCGCGAACGGGCCGGCGTCGTCCAGGGCATCGAGGCGCCGGACGAGCCCTTCCTCATCGGCGTGCAATGGCATCCGGAATATCTGGTCGCCGACAACCGCCAGCAGGCGCTGTTCCGCCGTCTGGTCGCCACCGCCGCCGGCACCGCTCCGCTGGACGAATTCGTGGAGGTTCCGCCCCGCCGTTCGGTCCGCGCCTCCGGCTGA
- the acnA gene encoding aconitate hydratase AcnA, whose protein sequence is MTTFTGQDSLKTRRSLTAGGKSYDYFSLKAAEQAGLGDLSRLPFSMKVLLENLLRFEDGRTVSVDDVKAVAQWLVDKRSDREIAYRPARVLMQDFTGVPAVCDLAAMREAMASLGGDPTRINPLVPVDLVIDHSVMVDYFGGNDAFQKNVDLEFERNLERYAFLRWGQKAFDNFRVVPPGTGICHQVNTEYLAQVVWTDNDPSGKPVAYPDTLVGTDSHTTMVNGLSVLGWGVGGIEAEAAMLGQPISMLIPEVVGFKLTGRMKEGMTATDLVLTVTQMLRKKGVVGKFVEFFGPGLDSMTLPDRATIGNMAPEYGATCGIFPIDAETIRYLTFTGRDPDRVALVEAYAKAQGMWREPGSPDPVFTEVLELDMATVEPSLAGPKRPQDRVALSGIAQGFAKDMTDAYKADDPKKAVPVKGADYSLEQGAVVIAAITSCTNTSNPAVLVAAGLLAKKAVEKGLKQKPWVKTSLAPGSQVVTDYLAKAGLQPYLDRIGFNIVGYGCTTCIGNSGPLPEPIAAAVEEGNLVVGAVLSGNRNFEGRVNPHTRANYLASPPLCVAYALAGNLNIDLTKDPIGTGTDGPVYLKDIWPSNREVQDAIDASLTAEMFRSRYSDVFKGPEQWQAIATAEGQTYQWQEGSTYVKLPPFFSGLTKTPDPVSDVRGARALAVLGDSITTDHISPAGSIKKTSPAGEYLLSYQVRPQDFNSYGARRGNHEVMMRGTFANIRIRNELIPGVEGGETKHYPSGERLPIYTAAMRYADEGVPLVVVAGKEYGTGSSRDWAAKGTRLLGIRAVIAESFERIHRSNLVGMGILPLQFKDGVTRADLKLDGSETFDIAGIEQDLRPRKDVTLTLTRASGTVETYPLLLRIDTLDEVEYYRNGGVLNFVLRNLAK, encoded by the coding sequence GTGACCACCTTCACCGGCCAAGATTCGCTCAAGACCCGCCGCTCCCTCACCGCCGGCGGCAAGAGCTACGACTATTTCAGCCTGAAGGCCGCCGAACAGGCGGGTCTCGGCGATCTGTCGCGGCTGCCGTTCTCCATGAAGGTGCTGCTGGAAAACCTGCTGCGGTTCGAGGACGGGCGCACCGTCTCCGTCGACGACGTGAAGGCGGTGGCCCAATGGCTGGTCGACAAGCGGTCGGACCGTGAAATCGCCTATCGCCCGGCGCGCGTGCTGATGCAGGACTTCACCGGCGTGCCGGCGGTCTGCGATCTGGCGGCGATGCGCGAGGCGATGGCGTCGCTGGGCGGCGACCCGACGAGGATCAACCCGCTGGTGCCGGTCGACCTCGTCATCGACCATTCGGTGATGGTCGACTATTTCGGCGGCAACGACGCCTTCCAGAAGAACGTCGACCTGGAGTTCGAGCGCAACCTGGAACGCTACGCCTTCCTGCGCTGGGGCCAGAAGGCCTTCGACAATTTCCGCGTCGTGCCGCCGGGCACCGGCATCTGCCATCAGGTCAACACCGAATATCTGGCGCAGGTGGTGTGGACCGACAACGACCCGTCAGGCAAGCCGGTCGCCTATCCCGACACGCTGGTCGGTACCGACAGCCACACCACCATGGTCAACGGCCTGTCCGTACTGGGCTGGGGCGTCGGCGGCATCGAGGCGGAGGCCGCGATGCTGGGCCAGCCGATCTCCATGCTGATTCCGGAGGTCGTCGGCTTCAAGCTGACCGGCCGGATGAAGGAGGGCATGACCGCCACCGACCTCGTGCTGACCGTCACCCAGATGCTGCGCAAGAAGGGCGTGGTCGGCAAGTTCGTGGAGTTCTTCGGTCCGGGGCTGGACAGCATGACGCTGCCCGACCGCGCCACCATCGGCAACATGGCGCCGGAATATGGCGCCACCTGCGGCATCTTCCCGATCGACGCCGAGACCATCCGCTATCTGACCTTCACCGGCCGCGACCCCGACCGCGTGGCGCTGGTCGAGGCCTATGCCAAGGCCCAGGGCATGTGGCGCGAGCCGGGCAGCCCCGACCCGGTCTTCACCGAGGTGCTGGAACTGGACATGGCCACGGTGGAGCCGTCGCTGGCCGGCCCCAAGCGTCCGCAGGACCGCGTCGCCCTGTCGGGCATCGCCCAGGGCTTCGCCAAGGACATGACCGACGCCTACAAGGCCGACGATCCCAAGAAGGCGGTTCCGGTGAAGGGCGCCGACTACAGCCTGGAACAGGGTGCCGTCGTCATCGCCGCCATCACCTCCTGCACCAACACCTCCAACCCGGCGGTGCTGGTCGCCGCCGGCCTGCTGGCCAAGAAGGCGGTGGAAAAGGGGCTGAAGCAGAAGCCGTGGGTCAAGACCTCGCTGGCGCCGGGATCGCAGGTGGTCACCGACTATCTCGCCAAGGCCGGGCTGCAGCCCTATCTGGACCGCATCGGCTTCAACATCGTCGGTTATGGCTGCACCACCTGCATCGGCAACTCCGGTCCACTGCCGGAGCCGATCGCCGCGGCGGTGGAGGAGGGCAACCTCGTGGTCGGCGCCGTGTTGTCGGGCAACCGCAACTTCGAAGGCCGCGTCAACCCGCACACCCGCGCCAACTATCTGGCCTCGCCGCCGCTGTGCGTCGCCTATGCGCTGGCCGGCAACCTGAACATCGACCTGACCAAGGACCCCATCGGCACCGGCACCGACGGCCCGGTCTATCTGAAGGACATCTGGCCGAGCAACCGTGAGGTGCAGGACGCCATCGACGCCTCGCTGACCGCGGAGATGTTCCGCAGCCGCTATTCCGACGTCTTCAAGGGTCCGGAACAGTGGCAGGCCATCGCCACGGCGGAAGGCCAGACCTACCAGTGGCAGGAAGGCTCCACCTATGTGAAGCTGCCGCCCTTCTTCAGCGGCCTGACCAAGACGCCGGACCCGGTGTCGGACGTGCGCGGCGCGCGGGCGCTGGCGGTGCTGGGCGATTCGATCACCACCGACCACATCTCCCCCGCCGGCTCGATCAAGAAGACCAGCCCGGCCGGCGAGTATCTGCTGAGCTATCAGGTCCGTCCGCAGGACTTCAACAGCTACGGCGCCCGCCGCGGCAACCATGAAGTCATGATGCGCGGCACCTTCGCCAACATCCGCATCCGCAACGAACTGATCCCCGGCGTCGAAGGCGGCGAGACCAAGCATTACCCGTCGGGCGAGCGGCTGCCGATCTACACCGCCGCCATGCGCTACGCCGACGAGGGCGTGCCGCTGGTGGTGGTCGCCGGCAAGGAATACGGCACGGGGTCGAGCCGCGACTGGGCGGCGAAGGGCACCCGCCTGCTGGGCATCCGCGCGGTGATCGCCGAGAGCTTCGAGCGCATCCACCGCTCCAACCTCGTCGGGATGGGCATCCTTCCCCTGCAGTTCAAGGACGGCGTCACCCGCGCCGACCTGAAGCTGGACGGGTCGGAGACCTTCGACATCGCCGGCATCGAACAGGACCTGCGCCCGCGCAAGGACGTCACCCTGACCCTGACCCGCGCCAGCGGCACGGTGGAGACCTACCCGCTGCTGCTGCGCATCGATACGCTGGACGAGGTGGAGTATTACAGGAACGGCGGCGTGCTGAACTTCGTGCTGCGGAATCTGGCGAAGTAA
- the lepB gene encoding signal peptidase I — protein sequence MQGKGGLWDTIRTVAVAGLVALGARSVVAQPFHVPSGSMEPTLEVGDFLFASKFPYGYSRYSFPLDALPIAGRVLGHAPERGDIVVFRLPRDPAQTYVKRLVGLPGDLVQMRGGVLYVNGQPAALERVEDFVETTADGGRRTIPQFVEHLPGGPAHRVLHVAGRDGLDETPPLRVPDGHYFMLGDNRSNSLDSRVAATAGGVGFVPAENLVGRADLRHFSVDPSALDEPTRWPAALRLDRIGLIR from the coding sequence ATGCAGGGCAAGGGTGGTCTTTGGGATACGATCCGCACGGTGGCGGTCGCGGGACTGGTCGCCCTCGGCGCCCGTTCGGTGGTGGCGCAGCCCTTCCACGTCCCGTCGGGATCGATGGAGCCGACGCTGGAGGTCGGCGACTTCCTGTTCGCCAGCAAATTCCCCTACGGATACAGCCGCTACTCCTTCCCGCTCGATGCGCTTCCCATCGCCGGGCGGGTGCTGGGCCATGCGCCGGAGCGCGGCGACATCGTGGTGTTCCGTTTGCCGCGCGACCCGGCGCAGACCTATGTGAAGCGGCTGGTCGGGCTGCCGGGCGACCTCGTGCAGATGCGGGGCGGCGTTCTGTATGTGAACGGCCAGCCGGCGGCGCTGGAGCGGGTGGAGGATTTCGTCGAGACGACGGCCGACGGCGGGCGCCGGACCATCCCGCAATTCGTGGAGCATCTGCCGGGCGGGCCGGCACACCGGGTTCTGCATGTGGCCGGGCGCGATGGTCTTGACGAGACGCCGCCGCTGCGGGTGCCGGACGGTCATTATTTCATGCTGGGCGACAACCGCAGCAATTCGCTGGACAGCCGGGTGGCGGCGACGGCCGGCGGCGTCGGCTTCGTCCCCGCCGAAAACCTCGTCGGACGGGCCGATCTGCGGCATTTTTCCGTCGATCCTTCGGCATTGGACGAACCGACCCGCTGGCCGGCCGCCCTGCGGCTCGATCGCATCGGGCTAATCCGATGA
- a CDS encoding OmpA family protein encodes MTAFAPRTILVLAGLGLGLAGCATQPTDSAALTQARQDYSLAAANPQVAGNAPLQLRDAEQALRRAEALRDQGADAAEVDHQAYIASRRVQIAQETAGVKGAQTVVANADTYRLQARNTELEQQLRDLQAQRTERGLVMTLGDILFATGRAEMTPGAYDRVDRLARFLQAQPGRTIRIEGHTDNTGSDATNLRLSEARANAVRDALTARGVSPSRIVTQGMGEAQPVASNSNDAGRQQNRRVEIVISDDGRVAETR; translated from the coding sequence ATGACCGCGTTCGCTCCCCGCACCATCCTCGTGCTGGCCGGGCTGGGCCTCGGGCTCGCCGGTTGCGCCACCCAGCCGACCGACAGCGCCGCCCTGACCCAGGCGCGCCAGGACTACAGCCTCGCCGCCGCCAATCCGCAGGTCGCCGGCAACGCTCCGCTGCAACTGCGCGACGCCGAGCAGGCGCTGCGCCGGGCCGAGGCGCTGCGCGACCAGGGCGCCGACGCCGCCGAGGTCGACCACCAGGCCTACATCGCCAGCCGCCGGGTGCAGATCGCCCAGGAGACGGCCGGGGTGAAAGGCGCCCAGACCGTGGTCGCCAATGCCGACACCTACCGCCTCCAGGCCCGCAACACGGAGCTTGAGCAGCAGCTGCGCGACCTGCAGGCGCAGCGGACCGAGCGCGGGCTGGTCATGACGCTGGGCGACATCCTGTTCGCCACCGGCCGGGCGGAGATGACCCCCGGCGCCTATGACCGGGTCGACCGGCTTGCCCGCTTCCTGCAGGCGCAGCCCGGCCGCACCATCCGGATCGAGGGCCATACCGACAACACCGGTAGCGACGCCACCAACCTGCGCCTGTCGGAGGCCCGCGCCAATGCCGTTCGCGACGCTCTGACCGCCCGCGGCGTCTCGCCGTCGCGCATCGTCACCCAGGGCATGGGCGAGGCGCAGCCGGTCGCCAGCAACAGCAACGACGCCGGCCGCCAGCAGAACCGCCGCGTCGAGATCGTCATCTCCGACGACGGCAGGGTGGCGGAGACGCGGTAA
- a CDS encoding phospholipase D-like domain-containing protein codes for MKLNSSALSADTSEPASFQPEPPQPATGPVLRPGLTCWRTERTGRVAVLVDGADYFVAARAAMERARQSILLVGWDIDPRMRLDPDSRETLGRFLARMMRSRPGLHVRALKWDMPFPIALDHPHEPLERLDRNTGYRLTARLDGELPVGAAQHQKLLVIDDALAFCGGIDFSFDRWDTSEHRDDDPRRRCPNGEPYGPRHDVMMMVDGDAARALGALARERWRNATGEALEPCPPPDVKSSDHDPWPDCPLPDCAHPVLTDAQVGVSRTVPATDGHPAIRESEALTFAAIAAAERTIYLENQYFASARVAEALARRLAEPDGPEVVLVVSMESPSWFDRMAMDTPRAVALRCLREADRFGRLRALTPVTEQGRPVIVHSKVVAVDGRLLRIGSSNLNNRSMGYDTECDLTIEAPQEDGPERDRAKAAIEGVRNRLLAEHLGIGQDRLEAEIAKTGSMVGAIDRLRRPSGRRLADLPASDPSLTEQAFAALRIADPDDPEEAWAPWKRLPSPPRSALRAGAAALLTVGLATGAWGVFRSMQAKKHPARD; via the coding sequence ATGAAGCTCAATTCCTCAGCCCTATCCGCCGACACCTCAGAACCTGCGTCTTTCCAGCCCGAACCGCCGCAGCCGGCAACCGGCCCGGTGCTCCGCCCCGGCCTCACCTGCTGGCGGACCGAGCGGACCGGGCGCGTGGCGGTGCTGGTCGACGGCGCCGACTATTTCGTCGCCGCCCGCGCCGCGATGGAGCGGGCGCGGCAGTCGATCCTGCTGGTCGGCTGGGACATCGACCCGCGCATGCGCCTCGATCCCGACAGCCGGGAGACGCTGGGCCGCTTCCTCGCCCGGATGATGCGGTCGCGTCCCGGCCTTCATGTGCGGGCGCTGAAATGGGACATGCCCTTTCCCATCGCGCTGGACCACCCGCACGAACCGCTGGAACGGCTGGACCGCAACACCGGCTACCGGCTGACCGCCCGGCTGGACGGCGAATTGCCGGTCGGCGCCGCCCAGCACCAGAAGCTGCTTGTGATCGACGATGCGCTGGCCTTCTGCGGCGGGATCGACTTCTCCTTCGACCGCTGGGACACGTCGGAGCATCGCGACGACGACCCGCGCCGCCGCTGTCCGAACGGTGAACCCTATGGCCCGCGCCACGACGTGATGATGATGGTCGACGGCGATGCCGCCCGCGCGCTCGGCGCACTGGCGCGGGAGCGCTGGCGCAACGCCACCGGCGAGGCGCTGGAGCCCTGCCCTCCCCCCGATGTAAAGTCTTCCGATCATGATCCCTGGCCGGACTGCCCCCTGCCCGACTGTGCCCACCCGGTCTTGACCGACGCGCAGGTCGGCGTGTCGCGCACCGTGCCGGCAACCGACGGCCATCCGGCGATCCGCGAGAGCGAGGCGCTGACCTTTGCCGCCATCGCCGCGGCGGAGCGGACGATCTATCTGGAGAACCAGTATTTCGCCTCCGCCCGCGTCGCCGAGGCGCTGGCCCGCCGTCTGGCCGAACCCGACGGGCCGGAGGTGGTGCTGGTGGTGTCGATGGAAAGCCCGAGCTGGTTCGACCGCATGGCGATGGACACGCCGCGCGCGGTCGCCCTGCGCTGCCTGCGCGAGGCCGACCGCTTCGGCCGGCTGCGCGCCCTGACCCCGGTGACGGAGCAGGGCCGGCCGGTGATCGTCCATTCCAAGGTGGTGGCGGTCGACGGCCGGCTGCTGCGCATCGGGTCTTCCAACCTGAACAACCGGTCGATGGGCTACGACACCGAATGCGACCTGACCATCGAGGCGCCGCAGGAGGACGGACCGGAACGGGACCGGGCGAAGGCCGCGATCGAAGGCGTGCGCAACCGCCTACTGGCCGAGCATCTGGGCATCGGGCAGGATCGGCTGGAGGCGGAGATTGCGAAGACCGGCAGTATGGTCGGCGCCATCGATCGGCTGCGCCGGCCGTCCGGGCGGCGGCTGGCGGATTTGCCGGCCAGCGATCCCAGCCTGACCGAACAGGCCTTCGCCGCCCTGCGCATCGCCGACCCGGACGATCCGGAGGAGGCCTGGGCGCCGTGGAAGCGCCTGCCCTCGCCGCCGCGCTCCGCCCTGCGCGCCGGCGCCGCGGCCTTGCTGACGGTCGGTCTGGCCACCGGAGCCTGGGGCGTCTTCCGGTCCATGCAGGCAAAAAAACACCCCGCGCGCGACTGA
- a CDS encoding PAS domain-containing protein, giving the protein MTLLARLFILVLLAVLPAIGIQIYSVLEQRAEREADVTLQAERLLRQVESEHFRIIDSARLMVTAITETRFLRRGEIENCQPYLERLAVRSADYRTLSVTDGEGRILCSADPSRIGASLAAQPHFRRAMAQGRFSVGEWTITHSGDTGGELPVAAPYADSEGRRAGVVALSLDVSRLAAMFAARPMPENTTLTVADRSGTILVKLPGTQGRAGERLPDGYLSLLSDREAGVAMLPGLDGVSRILAYSPPSAGIRDLFISVGVDRGAAMGVVDRATRDGLLMTLSGFLVAAAAAWIGGTLFIRRPVDALVSAARDWSEGKTTTRVKLSDRSSEIGQLGHAFDTMADRLEAREAALRQSESHIRAVLDALPAFVGVLTPDGAVAQVNRVAADAAGLPAARIVGRPFDEICWLSFDEAGRERLRQALALGAGGRSSRFDAGLRLAPGRESASREMAQREMVVDVNLTPMVDADGHVTHLIATGIDITERKRTEEALRVAEERVRTGLRNSGVVVFNQDQDLRYTWAHSEWLGVAPDALIGRTDTDLTDHGEDADGIMALKRRVMESGVGAREEVRIRCKGEDRFFDLTVDPLRDPSSRVEGVTCAAVEVTDRKKAEAELRRAREEADQANEGKSKFLAAASHDLRQPVQSLYLFTAALSDRLQGNPALPILDNIRQGLDTLKTLLDGLLDMSRLESGKIVATPVEVRLNQLLGRLVAEYGPRAAQKGLELRAVPTRAWVRTDPAHLERILRNLVENALRYTTKGKVLLGCRRTPSGMRVEVWDTGSGIPADRLEDIFEEFTQLGERSERGLGLGLAIVKRLSRLLGHPVTVRSWEGRGSAFAVELPRVILGTPKSNSRSTPRPAGGTAVAAATLARHSVANDAAANAAANDRGQAISAIANAFGGGRSGGGAAKAGAATIAAPAATGAKGMVLVIDDEAIILLGLKAILEGWGYDVLTAKSGDQALERLRADGRCPQIVLADYQLQQGRTGPEAVSAVQTMLGQTIPGIILTGDTSSERQEEAERRGFRILHKPVFPNDLRRMMASAGAA; this is encoded by the coding sequence ATGACCCTTCTGGCACGCCTCTTCATCCTGGTCCTGCTTGCGGTGCTTCCGGCGATCGGGATCCAGATCTACAGCGTGCTCGAACAGCGGGCGGAGCGCGAAGCCGATGTCACGCTTCAGGCCGAGCGGCTGCTGCGTCAGGTGGAAAGCGAGCATTTCCGCATCATCGACAGCGCCCGTCTGATGGTCACCGCAATCACCGAGACGCGCTTCCTGCGCCGGGGCGAGATCGAGAACTGCCAACCCTATCTGGAACGGCTGGCCGTCCGCTCCGCCGATTACCGCACCCTGTCGGTCACCGACGGCGAAGGCCGCATCCTGTGCAGCGCCGATCCGTCGCGCATCGGCGCCTCGCTGGCGGCCCAGCCGCATTTCCGCCGGGCGATGGCCCAGGGGCGCTTTTCCGTCGGCGAATGGACGATCACCCATTCCGGCGACACCGGCGGGGAATTGCCGGTCGCGGCTCCCTATGCCGATTCCGAAGGCCGGCGGGCCGGGGTGGTCGCCCTGTCGCTCGACGTGTCGCGGCTGGCCGCCATGTTCGCCGCCCGCCCGATGCCGGAGAACACCACCCTGACCGTCGCCGACCGGTCCGGCACAATCCTGGTGAAGCTGCCGGGCACCCAGGGCCGCGCCGGCGAACGGCTGCCGGACGGCTATCTGTCGCTGCTGTCGGACAGGGAGGCCGGCGTGGCCATGCTGCCCGGGCTGGACGGCGTGTCGCGCATCCTCGCCTACTCCCCGCCGTCCGCCGGCATCCGCGACCTGTTCATCAGCGTCGGCGTCGACCGCGGTGCCGCCATGGGGGTGGTGGACCGCGCCACCCGCGACGGACTGCTGATGACCCTGTCCGGCTTCCTGGTCGCCGCCGCCGCCGCCTGGATCGGCGGCACCCTGTTCATCCGCCGTCCGGTCGACGCACTGGTCTCGGCCGCCCGCGACTGGAGCGAGGGCAAGACCACCACCCGCGTCAAGCTGTCCGACCGTTCGTCGGAGATCGGCCAGCTCGGCCACGCCTTCGACACGATGGCCGACCGGCTGGAGGCGCGGGAAGCCGCGCTGCGCCAGTCGGAGAGCCACATCCGCGCCGTGCTGGACGCGCTGCCGGCTTTCGTCGGCGTGCTGACGCCGGACGGGGCGGTGGCCCAGGTCAACCGCGTCGCGGCCGATGCCGCCGGGCTGCCGGCCGCGCGCATCGTCGGCCGTCCCTTCGACGAGATCTGCTGGCTGTCCTTCGACGAGGCCGGACGCGAGCGGCTGCGGCAGGCGCTGGCGCTGGGGGCGGGCGGCCGCTCCTCCCGCTTCGACGCCGGGCTGCGGCTGGCGCCGGGGCGGGAGTCGGCATCGCGGGAGATGGCCCAGCGCGAGATGGTGGTGGACGTCAACCTGACCCCGATGGTCGACGCCGACGGCCATGTCACCCACCTGATCGCGACGGGCATCGACATCACCGAGCGCAAGCGCACCGAGGAGGCGCTGCGCGTCGCCGAGGAGCGGGTGCGCACCGGCCTGCGCAATTCCGGCGTGGTGGTGTTCAACCAGGACCAGGATTTGCGCTACACCTGGGCGCATTCGGAGTGGCTCGGCGTCGCTCCCGACGCGCTGATCGGCCGCACCGACACCGACCTGACCGACCATGGCGAGGATGCCGACGGCATCATGGCGCTGAAGCGCCGCGTCATGGAGAGCGGTGTTGGCGCTCGGGAAGAGGTGCGCATCCGCTGCAAGGGCGAGGACCGCTTCTTCGACCTGACCGTCGATCCGCTGCGCGACCCCTCCAGCCGGGTGGAGGGCGTCACCTGCGCCGCCGTCGAGGTCACCGACCGCAAGAAGGCCGAGGCCGAACTGCGCCGTGCGCGGGAGGAGGCGGATCAGGCCAACGAGGGCAAGTCGAAGTTCCTCGCCGCCGCCAGCCACGACCTGCGCCAGCCGGTGCAGTCGCTCTACCTCTTCACCGCGGCGCTGAGCGACCGGCTGCAAGGCAATCCGGCCCTGCCGATCCTCGACAACATCCGCCAGGGGCTGGACACGCTGAAGACCCTGCTGGACGGTCTGCTGGACATGTCGCGGCTGGAATCCGGCAAGATCGTCGCCACCCCGGTCGAGGTGCGGCTGAACCAACTGCTCGGCCGGCTGGTCGCCGAATACGGACCGCGCGCCGCCCAGAAGGGGCTGGAACTGCGCGCCGTGCCGACCCGCGCCTGGGTCCGCACCGATCCGGCCCATCTGGAACGCATCCTGCGCAATCTGGTCGAGAACGCGCTGCGCTACACCACCAAGGGCAAGGTGCTGCTGGGCTGCCGCCGCACCCCGTCCGGCATGCGGGTGGAGGTGTGGGACACCGGCAGCGGCATCCCCGCAGACCGGCTGGAGGACATTTTCGAGGAGTTCACCCAGTTGGGCGAGCGCAGCGAACGCGGCCTCGGCCTTGGGCTGGCCATCGTCAAGCGCCTGTCGCGCCTGCTCGGCCATCCGGTGACGGTGCGCTCGTGGGAGGGCCGGGGCTCGGCCTTCGCGGTCGAGCTGCCGCGGGTGATCCTTGGCACTCCCAAGAGCAACTCCCGGAGCACGCCGCGTCCGGCCGGCGGCACCGCCGTCGCCGCGGCGACGCTGGCACGCCACTCCGTCGCCAACGATGCCGCGGCCAACGCCGCTGCCAACGACCGCGGGCAGGCGATCAGCGCCATCGCCAACGCCTTCGGCGGCGGGCGGAGCGGCGGCGGGGCCGCGAAGGCGGGAGCGGCGACGATAGCCGCCCCGGCGGCCACGGGGGCCAAGGGCATGGTGCTGGTGATCGACGACGAGGCGATCATCCTGCTCGGCCTCAAGGCGATCCTGGAGGGTTGGGGCTATGACGTGCTGACCGCCAAGTCGGGCGATCAGGCGCTGGAACGGCTGCGCGCCGACGGCCGCTGCCCGCAGATCGTGCTGGCCGACTACCAGCTCCAGCAGGGGCGCACCGGTCCGGAGGCGGTGAGTGCCGTCCAGACCATGCTGGGCCAGACGATTCCCGGCATCATCCTGACCGGCGACACCAGCTCCGAACGGCAGGAGGAGGCCGAGCGCCGCGGTTTCCGCATCCTGCACAAGCCGGTCTTCCCCAACGACCTGCGCCGCATGATGGCGAGCGCCGGGGCGGCGTGA